The nucleotide sequence CTGATTCCCCGCCAGGCGGCCAATCGGATTCAGCTTCCCTGTATCAATTTTGCCGTCATAGAAAAGGGCATCGTCAACATGGACGTGAACGACCTTGCCGATTACAAGACTTCCGGCCCCGGCATGCTCTCCAAAGTGAAGGACGTCATGAAGAATGCACTCCAAGTGCACAAGACTTTCCTTTACCCTTGGAGGCGAAACAGCAGCGCTGCTTATTTTCGTCAGCCCGCTCTCCTCAAATTCGTCCGCATCCCGCGGGAATTCTCCGGCACACAGATTCATCTGTTCGCCAATCTCTTCGCTGACGATATTAATGACAAACTCTTTCGTCTGTTCAATGTTAAGAAGTGTATCTTTTTTCGTTCCGTCTGTCCCCCTTCTCATGGGAGAAAAACAGACCATCATCGGTTCTGCTGAGATCGCCGTGAAAAAGCTGAACGGTGCGAGATTGGCCGTCCCGTTTTCATCTAATGTAGAAACAAACGCAATCGGCCTCGGCAAAATCGAACCGATCATGAGCTTATAGGCATCTTTCCAATGGAGCGAGTCAGGCTTTACATCCATGTCCATCACCTTCCGCGTTTACAGATTTCCCCGCCGCTCCTGCTCTCTTTCAATCGACTCAAAGAGCGCTTTGAAGTTTCCGTCTCCGAAACCTTTTGCCCCTTTTCTCTGAATGACTTCAATGAAAACCGTTGGACGGTCGACAATCGGCTTTGTGAAGATCTGCAGCAGATATCCTTCATCATCGCGGTCTACCAGAATGTTCAGTTCTTTCAGCTTATCAATTTCTTCGTCTATATCCCCTACCCGCTCGCTCAGCGTTTCATAGTAAGCATCAGGAGTATTCAGGAACTCAACACCATTTTTCTTCAGGATGGCGACTGTTGAAACAATATCCTCCGTTAAAATAGCCAAATGCTGCACGCCCGGTCCTTTGAAGAACTCAAGGTATTCCTGGATTTGAGATTTTCGTTTTCCTTCAGCCGGCTCGTTAATCGGAAACTTGATCCGGCCGCCGTTGTGCATCACCTTTGACATAAGAGAAGAATATTCTGTACTGATATCCGAATCCGTGAAATGCCTCATTTCCTTAAAGCCCATGACTTTCTCATAATAGGAAACCCATTCCTGCATGCTTTCTACATTTCCAACGACATGATCAACCCCGATAATGCCGGCTTCTGTATAAGGAATCCTCATTTCCGCTTTTTCATACCCCGGCATAAAAACACCCTTGTACTCTTTTCTCTCAATAAGAGAATGAATGGTGTCCCCGTACGTGCCGATAACAGCTTTTTTTACTATTCCATGGTCATCCTTTAATTCAAATGGAGGGGTGATCGAAATGGCTCCCCGCTCAACAGCCCCTTTGTAAGCCTTTTCAACATCATCCACGACAAGGGCAATATCCCTTACTCCGTCACCATGTTTTTTAACAAATTCAGCCACACGTGAGGTATCATTCAAAGAACCTGTAATAATCAGACGGACCTTTTGCTGCTGCAGGACGTAGGAGACTGTCTCTCTGTTGCCGGTTTCAAGACCGGAGTAGGCGACAAGCTTAAATCCGAAAGCCGTACAGAAATAATGCGCAGACTGCTTGGCATTTCCTGAATACATTTCCAAATAATCAACATCTTTTACCGGAAAAAAATCCTCTGTCACTGCATCCATTGCAACTGTTTCCTCACGCATAAAAATCCCTCCATTTTATGAATATTAGTACTATTCCGAATCTATCATACGGAAAATGAAACAGACGAGGCAAGAGTTCAAAGTAAAGCTACAACGCTTTTCTGCAGTGATGCGGACCGGCATAATTCCCTCCTTTCCATGGCAGGATAATTGGAAACTTTTCTTTTTTGGGAAATGCCCGCTCTTTTCCTATTAACACTGTGATACAATGAAATTTGTCTGTTTTGATAGATTTTTTTGCGTAGGAGGACACGTGATGAATGGCGTACCGTTTATTACTGTGGAAGGACCGATTGGCGTAGGGAAAACTTCACTTGCAAAGGCGATAGCAGAACACTATCACTTTCATTTGCTGAAAGAAATTGTGGATGAAAATCCGTTTCTCGGCAAATTTTATGAAAACATCGAAGAGTGGAGCTTCCAGACAGAAATGTTCTTCCTCTGTAACCGATATAAGCAGCTAGAAGATATTGCCCAGTTGTTTTTGAAAAAGAGTCAGCCGGTTGTGGCAGATTACCATATCTATAAAAACCTCATTTTTGCAAAGCGCACTCTTAAAAAAGAACAATATGATAAATACCTCGACATATATTCCATTTTGACAAGCGACATGCCAAAACCAAACTTGATCATATACTTAGATGCAAGTCTTGAAACGCTTCTCGCGAGAATCGACAAGCGCGGAAGAGAGATCGAGAAAAAGATAGAACCTGGATACCTGAAGCAGCTGTCCGAGGATTATGAAGTGGCCATGTCACAATGGGAAAAGGAACACCCGTCCATCCCTGTACTGAGGTTCAGCGGGGACGAGCTTGACTTTGTCCAAAACGAAAAAGATTTGGCCTATATCTTTAAGCGTCTGGATGAATCTTTACACGAAGGAGCTAAAGCTAAATGAATTTGAGAGAAAAATACAGCATACCGAACAATGCTGTGATTACTATAGCGGGCACTGTCGGCGTCGGCAAGTCGACGATGACAAATGCGCTTGCAAATGCCCTGAACTTCCGCACCTCATTTGAAAAAGTAGATACAAATCCGTATCTTGATAAGTTTTACGCAGATTTTGAAAGATGGAGCTTCCACCTGCAGATCTACTTCCTCGCAGAACGCTTCAAAGAGCAAAAGCGCATCTTTGAATATGGCGGCGGATTTATTCAGGACCGTTCCATTTATGAAGACACAGGCATTTTCGCAAAAATGCACTACGAAAAAGGGACGATGACAGAAGTTGATTATGAAACCTACACGAATCTTTTCGATGCGATGGTCATGACGCCTTACTTCCCTCACCCTGACCTTCTGATTTACCTCGAAGGCAGCCTTGACGACATTCTGTCCCGCATCAAAGAGCGCGGACGCCCGATGGAGCAGCAGACACCTGTTGCCTACTGGGAGGAAATGCACCGCCGCTATGAAGACTGGATCAACAACTTCAATGCGTGCCCGGTGCTGCGCCTGAACATCAATGACTACGACATCATGAATGACGAAGGTTCCATCGAGCCGATCGTGGAGCGCGTTGCCCATTTTATTGAGCAGACCAGACTGCTGAAAAAATAACCGATTTAAGCCTTTTTCGAAAGGCTTTTTTTGTTGCCGAATTGCAGGCAAAAACCCAACTGCTCCTCACTCCGGCACTTGTGCGATACAGGTGAATATCTTAATAGACGAATGCTGGTATTTAAAAAGGAGAAGCGAGACATGGGAAAGGTAAACTTTAATAAATCCGTAAAATCCGGGCATAGAATGGATCAATTCCAAGAAAAGGACCAGACCGGGCACACCCAGGATCAGTCTCAGACAGCTATGCAAAATCCGTTTCTTGAAGGAACTGAACAGGACCTGCAGCAAAATGCCAATCAAAATCCTGTTTTAAATCCTAATCAGGAGCAAACGCTTGAAAGTCAGACTCAGCGGCAGCGCCATGGAGATCAGACTCAGGGAGCACAAACAATAGGAGGGCACACCAATCATTCTCCTCTGACTAACAACCAGACCATCACAACTGATGTCAGCGGTGTTACGGTAAATGTGACTTGCTGCTGCGAAAAGGAGAAAAAACCTTTGAAAGAATACTGCGAGAAGGGCTGTACATGCAAAGATTGCAAAGAAAAGAGAGACTGTGGATACTCGGGCAGTAAAAAAGAGGAAAAATGCAATGATGACTGCGACTGCTGCACAAGAGATCTGGCTGCACTGCTTGAAAGCCTGAGGGTCTTTCAAACTACAGCAGAAGATACTGCCGGTATTGATATTTATCTGACTGGTTCCCCATCGCTGGTCAATCCCTTTAGAGATCAGATTATCACAAGTGTAAACGAATGCGGAGCTTTTACATTCCGGGGACTGGGTCAACTTGCCCCCCGGCCAAATACGACCGTTCAGATTTGTAAAACAGCAGGAGTCAGTGCTGCTGCCGGCAGCCCTGAGTTCAGCTTCCTGCAGAGCGCGGGGGCGGCATGCCTGAATTCTTTGGACAGGAAAAAGAGAACGTGCTGCTGCGGGTGCTGTGCAGAAAACATAGCAGAAGACCTTTTATTTGCCTCAAGATTTGGTTTGAATGTCAGCTTGCTCGTTGACGGTCTGACGGGTCTTAATAACCTGGTCGTTTTAAACGTGTGCGGCTGTCTTGCATTCTTTACAACAGTCAGTATTATCGGAGTGCCATCGGAGATTTATGCTTTTAGTGTGTGTTCCATTACAGGATTTACTGTTCTTTGATAGCGAACCCGCCTAAACTCTGAACAAAACCTTGAATAGATACAAAAAGCCCGCTGCAGAAGCAGCGGGCTTTATCAACAATCTCCAATTATTATGCGCGTAATAACCGGAATTCATATTTTAAATGGAGGAGGTAGAGGGATTCGAACCCCCGCGGGGTTTGACCCCCCTGTCGGTTTTCAAGACCGATCCCTTCAGCCAGACTTGGGTATACCTCCGTACTGACAAGAATTAATATATCATATAGAAAATATGCCTGTCAACGTTTCTAAAAAACTTTTTTCAAAAAAATCAGAGGGCCAAAACGGCTGTTTGGGCCCTCCGGTATGACAAACCATTATCTTGATAGAACTTCTCTGTTACCCATGTATGGACGCAGAACTTCAGGGATGATGACTGTCCCGTCTTCCTGCTGGTAATTTTCAAGAATCGCTGCAACCGTGCGTCCGATGGCAAGTCCTGAACCGTTCAGCGTGTGAACAAATTCAGGTTTCCCTTTAGGTTCGCGTCTGAAGCGGATGCCTGCACGGCGTGCCTGGAATGCTTCAAAGTTACTGCAAGAAGAAATTTCGCGGTATGTTTCCTGGCTCGGAATCCATACTTCGATGTCGTATTTTTTCGCAGCCGTAAATCCGAGATCAGCTGTGCACATTCTCAGAACGCGGTACGGAAGTCCAAGAAGCTGCAGAACCTTTTCAGCGTGTCCTGTCAGTTTTTCAAGCTCATCGTAAGAGTCTTCCGGTTTTACGAATTTCACAAGCTCTACTTTGTTAAATTGATGCTGGCGGATCAGACCTCTTGTATCTCTTCCCGCAGAACCTGCTTCAGAACGGAAGCAAGAGCTGAACGCTGCATAGTTGATCGGCAGCTGATCGGCAGACATGATTTCTTCGCGGTGCATGTTCGTAACCGGTACCTCAGCAGTCGGGATCAGAAAGTACTCCTCGTCTGCAATTTTGAATGCATCTTCCTCAAACTTCGGAAGCTGTCCTGTACCCGTCATGCTCGCTCTGTTGACGATGTACGGAGGAAGAACTTCCGTATAGCCGTGCTCATCAATATGAAGATCAAGCATGAAGCTGATCAGCGCACGCTCAAGACGAGCACCAAGACCTTTGTAAAAAACAAAGCGGCTTCCTGTTACTTTTCCTGCACGTTCAAAATCAAGGATTCCCAAATGGTCGGCTACATCCCAGTGAGGCTTCGGCTCGTATGCAAATGACGGAAGTTCGCCCCACTCGCGGTGAAGAATGTTATCATCCTCCGTTTCACCGACCGGCACACTTTCGTGGGGAATGTTCGGAATAGACAGCATCAGGTTTTCAAGCTCAGCTTCAACTTGTCTAAGCTCTTCATCCATTTCCTTCACCTTGTCGCCAACTTCACGCATCTCTTTAATCAGGTGATCGGCATCCTGCTTTTCGCGCTTCATGACGGCAATTTGACCGGAAACCTCGTTGCGTTTGCTTTTATAAACCTCAACCTCAGAAATCAGGTCACGGCGTTTTTGGTCAAGCTCTTCAAATTTGGAAAAATCGCCTAAATCTTCTCCTCGATGAGAGAGCTTTTCTTTTACCTCTTCAAAATTAGCCCGCAAGTATTTAATATCCAGCATCCTAAACACTCCTTTATCTTTTTTTGCAAATAAAAAACTCCCGTCCCTGGTAAAGGGACGGAAGTTGTATCCGCGTTGCCACCCTAATTGAAGGCAGAATCCTGCGCCTTCCTCTTAGCAGGATAACGGCCTGTTCCGGACATATCTAGTCTCCGAAGATTTCAATACATCATTCAAGGATGGATTCACAAGGCTCTCACACCGGTTCGCACCTGCCACCGGCTCTCTTTGGAAAGAAACACTTGCTACTGGTTCCTGTCATCACGTTGTGCTTATTTAAGTAATTCATAATTTACTACAAGTTTGGTACGGTTGCAAGGGTTTTATACGCTTAATTTTTCTTTTGCCTGTTCCGCCATGCGGACAAAAAGACCTGTCATCCTGTGATCATCCGTTAATTCCGGATGGAAGGAGCAGCCAAGGAACTGGCCCTGTCTTGCAGCGACAATGCGTCCATCGTGTTTAGAAAGGATCTCAACGTCTTCTCCAACCTCCACAATATGAGGGGCTCTGATGAAAACGCCGGTAAAGTCTTCCGCTACATCCGTGATGTTAAGCTCCGCTTCAAAACTGTCACGCTGACGCCCGAAGGAATTCCGTTCAACGGTTACATCCATGACACCAAGATGGCCTTCTTCATATCCGACAATGTTTTTCGCAAGAAGAATAAGGCCTGCACACGTTCCAAACATCGGTTTACCTTGTGCAGCAAACGTTTTTAAAGGACCCATGAATCCGTATTTATCAATCAGGCGTCGCATCGTCGTGCTTTCACCGCCCGGAATAATCAGACCGTCAAGCTCATCAAGCTGCTCAGTCCGTTTGACAACGATCCCTTCAGCTCCGCTTTCCTCAATGGAGCGGATGTGCTCTCTGACGGCACCCTGAAGGCCAAGTACACCAATTTTAAGCATGACTCTTCTACTCCTTTGTGATTACCAGCCGCGCTCCTGCATTCTGTTTTCAGGAAGCAGTGTTGAGATCTCGATGCCTTTCATTGCCGTTCCAAGACCTTTAGAAAGGCTTGCAATCAACTCATAATCTTCAAAATGAGTTGTTGCTTCAACAATCGCACGTGCAAATTTAGCAGGATTTTCTGACTTGAAGATACCAGATCCGACAAATACTCCGTCAGCACCAAGCTGCATCATTAGAGCAGCATCTGCAGGTGTTGCCACTCCGCCTGCTGCAAAGTTAACTACCGGAAGGCGTCCTTCATGTTTAATTTGAAGAAGAAGCTCATAAGGCGCACCTAACAGCTTCGCTTCTGTCATCAGCTCGTCTGTGCTCATGCTTGCGATTCTGCGTACTTGTCCATTTACTTTGCGCATGTGGCGGACAGCCTCAACAATGTTGCCTGTTCCCGGCTCGCCTTTTGTGCGGAGCATAGAAGCTCCTTCTGCAATACGTCTTGTCGCTTCGCCTAAATCACGGCATCCGCAGACAAACGGTACAGTGAAGTCGCGCTTGTTCAAGTGATATTCTTCATCAGCAGGAGTCAATACTTCACTCTCATCGATATAATCAACACCCATAGCTTCTAATACGCGTGCTTCTACAATATGTCCGATGCGCGCTTTTGCCATAACAGGAATGGATACTGCTCCCATAACCGCTTCAACAATTGTCGGATCTGCCATGCGGGCAACTCCGCCTGCTGCGCGGATGTCCGCAGGAACGCGCTCAAGCGCCATAACGGCAACTGCGCCTGCTTCCTCTGCAATTTTAGCCTGTTCAGCGTTCACAACATCCATGATGACGCCGCCTTTTTGCATTTCTGCCATGCCGCGCTTTACGCGGTCAGTACCTGTATTGTTCATTCTATATCCCCCTCGTAATAGATAAAAATTGATCTAGCACATATAGCTTATTCTAAACTAAGTTATCAAAAAATCCTATCAAAATTAACGGAATAATAGTAACATTTCAAACAAACGGCTGTCATATTTCCTTTAAAAGAAATTATTGTAAAAAAAGAGATTTGCCCGATTTGAGCAAATCTCTTTCCTTTAAAACCAGCCAGTTACGGTATCTGTCACTGTGCCCCATAATCCTGCAAAGAATCCTCCGATTCCTCTCATGGAAAGGACAAACCAGTTCGCTTTCTCAACGCTGCTCTTTGTGACAAGGTCAACGCTTGCTTCGCTTTTTTCTTCAAGGAAACCAAAATCCTGGCCTTCACCGCTGTATTGAACGGTCATAGAGCCGATCTTTTCGCCTTTTTTCACCGGCGCCTGGACTTCATTTTCAGCATTAACTTTCTTCTCATCAAAAACGTAGCTTGGCTTGTACGCATTTTTTTCGCCGTTTTTAACAACTAGAGACAACGGCTCATTTGTTGCAACAGCCACTTCTTTTTCTTTTCCTTTCACAACAGAAAGGTTTGATTTGTCTTTGATTTGATAGTTTTCAGGATATACTTCTTCCATCTTGAAGTTATTGTACGCATAATCAATCATCTTTTTTGTTTCTTTAAAGCGCGGAGTGTGAAGTCCGTCGCTGCCCTGTGCATTTAAAACAACCGTAATGACACGCATGTCATTTCGTTCAGCTGTAGCAGTGAAAGATGAACCTGCAGATTTCGTGGAACCCGTTTTCAGGCCGTCAACGCCTTCTGTTTCAAAAAGAAGGCCTTCAAGCATCCAGTTCCAGTTATCCATTTTAATCGCATCATCTGTTCCTTCTCTGAAGGTTTTTCTTGGAATGCTTGCTGTTTCAAGCACTTCCGGATAGTCATTAATGAGTTTTTGTGAAAGAAGAGCCATGTCGCGTGCTGACATTTTGTTTTCAGCATCTGCACTCGTTCCTTCAGGATGCTGTCCAATCAGGTCTCCATTATCAAGACCAGTTGAGTTTACAAATTCATAGTTTTTAAGACCAAGATCTTTCGCTTTTTCATTCATCAATTTAACAAAATTCGATTCAGATCCTGCTACAATTTCAGCAAGACCGATCGCTGCACCGTTTGCAGAGTAAATGCTCATTGCTTCAAAGAGTTCTTTTACATTGTATGTACCGTCTTTTCGCAATGGAACATTTGAGAGGCTGCGGTTTTGGGAGATGCTGTAAACATAGTCACTCGGTGTATAGGTTTGATCCCACTTGATTTTTCCTTCGTTTACAGCTTCAAGAACAAGGTATTCTGTCATGATTTTTGCCATACTTGCGATCGGCAGAAGCTCATCGGCATTTTTGCCGTACAGGATCTTTCCTGTAGATGCCTCTACTAAAATGGCTCCTTTTGCATTTACTCCAACTGGATCGTTCTCTGCCGCTTTTGCTCCTGTACCCGGCAATACTGCAGTCACTGCCAGAACAGCCGCAAGAAAAACAGACAGCAGGCATTTTACTTTCATGTTGCTCAACTTCATAACCTCCACCGTTTTTTATCTATTTTTTTATTCAATAATTGACCTTATTTACAAACAACAAAGTCGATTTTATCACACTATGATTAAAAAAAATAGACAGAGTCTGAGACTCTGTCCTAAAGATTGAACATTGTATTACATTTCAGGTCAAACGGCCTAAAAATCTTATGATAACGAGTAGTTAGGTGATTCTTTTGTAATCTGAACATCATGCGGGTGGCTTTCGCGGAGACCTGCGCCGGTCATGCGGACAAACTGGGTGTTTTCGCGAAGCTCTTCAAGATTGGCTGTTCCGCAGTAGCCCATGCCTGAGCGGATGCCCCCGACAAGCTGATAAATCGTATCTGAAAGAGGTCCTTTATAAGGCGTTCTGCCCTCAATGCCTTCCGGAACAAACTTCTTGTTGTCTTCCTGGAAGTAGCGGTCCTTGCTTCCTTTTTCCATGGCGCCGACAGACCCCATGCCGCGGTAGACTTTAAAGCGTCTGCCTTGGTAGATCTCTGTTTCGCCCGGGCTTTCAGATGTTCCTGCAAGAAGGCTTCCGAGCATAACAGCATGTCCGCCTGAAGCAAGTGCTTTTACGATGTCGCCTGAATATTTAATGCCGCCGTCTGCGATAATAGTAATGCCGAGGTTTCTTGCTTCTGTCGCACAGTCGTATACAGCCGTGATCTGAGGAACACCTACGCCTGCAACAACACGTGTTGTACAGATTGATCCAGGTCCGATTCCGACTTTTACAACATTCGCTCCGGCTTCAGCAAGAGCTCTTGTCGCTTCTGCAGTCGCCACGTTTCCTGCGATTATGTTCAGTTCAGGGAATTCGCTTCTGATTGTCTTGACCATGTCGAGAACGCCTTTTGAATGACCATGTGCCGTATCAACTACAATCGCATCAACATTGGCTTCCACAAGTTTTCTAACGCGGGTCATCGTATCTGACGTAACACCTACGGCTGCACCTACAAGAAGGCGGCCATGTTCATCTTTTGCAGAGTTTGGGAACTCGATGACTTTTTCAATATCTTTAATCGTGATTAATCCTTTTAAAACACCTTCATCATCAACAAGAGGAAGTTTTTCGATTTTGTGTTTTTGAAGAATGCTCTCTGCATCCTTTAACGTTGTTCCGACAGCTGCCGTTACAAGGTTATCTTTTGTCATAACCTCTGAGATCTTGATGGAGAAATCCTGAATAAAACGCATATCCCGGTTTGTAATGATGCCGACAAGCTTTTGCTCATCTTCATTGTTGACGACAGGAACACCTGAAATGCGGTATTTTCCCATCAAATGCTCCGCATCATATACCTGGTGGTCAGGAGTTAAAAAGAATGGGTTTGTAATAACACCCCGTTCAGAACGCTTTACCTTGTCAACCTGTTCTGCCTGCTGCTCAATGGACATATTTTTGTGGATGATACCCATGCCGCCCTGCCTTGCCATCGAAATCGCAAGCTGAGCTTCCGTCACCGTATCCATGCCTGCACTGATAACCGGAATATTAAGCTTAAGAGTCGGTGTTAAGCTGACACTTAAATCTACATCCCTTGGCAGTACTTCAGATTTAGCCGGAACAAGCAATACATCGTCAAACGTCAAACCTTCTTTAACAAATTTACTTTCCCACATCATGAAATCCCCCTCTTTACGGCAAAATATTATTAGTAGATTAACAACTTGCCTACCCACTGTCAAGAACAGGTAAAAGAGTTTAAAAATTTCGACAATAAGGAGGTCTGCAAAGTGACTGCAGCAAACGCGTGGAATCAGCTTAAATCCTACCAAACAACAGAAACGGTCCAAAAATTCCTGGAAAAATGTTATCAAAAATCCAGCCAGTCACTGCCGGCAGAACTCTCTTATCAAAACAGCTACCCGTTTGTGTATCATCTGAAGCATGCAGAAAACTTTTATCTCTCAGCTGAAAACGCGTCACTGCCCGTAAAGCCCATGCTGCTTTTCTACGGAATGGCCCAGCTCATAAAGGCCTGCATCCTGACAAAAGATCCGGAATACCCTGCTGCATCCTCTGTCCTTGCACACGGAGTATCTTCTCGCAAACGCAAAAAACAGCACTACCGTTTTCTGCAGGACGAAGTGAAAATACAAAGGAACGGCCTGTTTGCCCATGCTGCCTCCCACCTTTACAGCCTTCAGCACGTGGAGAATGACAAGTACTCCATGCACGAGCTTTTGAAAAGAGTGCCAGAGCTCGGTGATCTGTTTAAAATGCATAAACAAAAAGACGTAAATATCGAAATTCAGGTGGACAATCAACACATTCATCTTCCGAAAGATGCGGCAGTTTCCTTTCACATGACACCGGAGAGGATGACTGACTACTTGCAGCATCACTTTCAGCTTGATAAAGCCGGTGAGACAGATGAGGTTATCTCATTGCTTCTGCCGGGGTCTTTTAACGCTTTCAGCAGCCCGCCCTTCTTATATAACCAGCAGACGTGCACGTACAGTCTGCCGGCATCGCTGAATGATCTGGCCGGTCTGCCTGAGTTTCTTGCGCACTATCTCCTGCTGTACAATCTAAGCATGATCTCAAGATATGAAACAGAGTGGTGGTACGAACTGATGCTCAGCCATTCCCAGGATGACTATGTCTTCATCGTCCGTTTCCTTGAAGCCACAAAGGATAAAATCCCACGGATGGCACTGACCTTTTTGAATCAGATGCGGGAGCAGAGTATGTAGGGGTATGTTCCAAGCTGCTTGGTTACCCTCAGAT is from Bacillus sp. FSL H8-0547 and encodes:
- a CDS encoding deoxynucleoside kinase — protein: MNLREKYSIPNNAVITIAGTVGVGKSTMTNALANALNFRTSFEKVDTNPYLDKFYADFERWSFHLQIYFLAERFKEQKRIFEYGGGFIQDRSIYEDTGIFAKMHYEKGTMTEVDYETYTNLFDAMVMTPYFPHPDLLIYLEGSLDDILSRIKERGRPMEQQTPVAYWEEMHRRYEDWINNFNACPVLRLNINDYDIMNDEGSIEPIVERVAHFIEQTRLLKK
- the pdxT gene encoding pyridoxal 5'-phosphate synthase glutaminase subunit PdxT, producing MLKIGVLGLQGAVREHIRSIEESGAEGIVVKRTEQLDELDGLIIPGGESTTMRRLIDKYGFMGPLKTFAAQGKPMFGTCAGLILLAKNIVGYEEGHLGVMDVTVERNSFGRQRDSFEAELNITDVAEDFTGVFIRAPHIVEVGEDVEILSKHDGRIVAARQGQFLGCSFHPELTDDHRMTGLFVRMAEQAKEKLSV
- a CDS encoding flavin reductase family protein, whose product is MDVKPDSLHWKDAYKLMIGSILPRPIAFVSTLDENGTANLAPFSFFTAISAEPMMVCFSPMRRGTDGTKKDTLLNIEQTKEFVINIVSEEIGEQMNLCAGEFPRDADEFEESGLTKISSAAVSPPRVKESLVHLECILHDVLHFGEHAGAGSLVIGKVVHVHVDDALFYDGKIDTGKLNPIGRLAGNQYTKPMSDTFEIVRR
- the guaB gene encoding IMP dehydrogenase; translated protein: MWESKFVKEGLTFDDVLLVPAKSEVLPRDVDLSVSLTPTLKLNIPVISAGMDTVTEAQLAISMARQGGMGIIHKNMSIEQQAEQVDKVKRSERGVITNPFFLTPDHQVYDAEHLMGKYRISGVPVVNNEDEQKLVGIITNRDMRFIQDFSIKISEVMTKDNLVTAAVGTTLKDAESILQKHKIEKLPLVDDEGVLKGLITIKDIEKVIEFPNSAKDEHGRLLVGAAVGVTSDTMTRVRKLVEANVDAIVVDTAHGHSKGVLDMVKTIRSEFPELNIIAGNVATAEATRALAEAGANVVKVGIGPGSICTTRVVAGVGVPQITAVYDCATEARNLGITIIADGGIKYSGDIVKALASGGHAVMLGSLLAGTSESPGETEIYQGRRFKVYRGMGSVGAMEKGSKDRYFQEDNKKFVPEGIEGRTPYKGPLSDTIYQLVGGIRSGMGYCGTANLEELRENTQFVRMTGAGLRESHPHDVQITKESPNYSLS
- the serS gene encoding serine--tRNA ligase, which encodes MLDIKYLRANFEEVKEKLSHRGEDLGDFSKFEELDQKRRDLISEVEVYKSKRNEVSGQIAVMKREKQDADHLIKEMREVGDKVKEMDEELRQVEAELENLMLSIPNIPHESVPVGETEDDNILHREWGELPSFAYEPKPHWDVADHLGILDFERAGKVTGSRFVFYKGLGARLERALISFMLDLHIDEHGYTEVLPPYIVNRASMTGTGQLPKFEEDAFKIADEEYFLIPTAEVPVTNMHREEIMSADQLPINYAAFSSCFRSEAGSAGRDTRGLIRQHQFNKVELVKFVKPEDSYDELEKLTGHAEKVLQLLGLPYRVLRMCTADLGFTAAKKYDIEVWIPSQETYREISSCSNFEAFQARRAGIRFRREPKGKPEFVHTLNGSGLAIGRTVAAILENYQQEDGTVIIPEVLRPYMGNREVLSR
- a CDS encoding serine hydrolase; the encoded protein is MKVKCLLSVFLAAVLAVTAVLPGTGAKAAENDPVGVNAKGAILVEASTGKILYGKNADELLPIASMAKIMTEYLVLEAVNEGKIKWDQTYTPSDYVYSISQNRSLSNVPLRKDGTYNVKELFEAMSIYSANGAAIGLAEIVAGSESNFVKLMNEKAKDLGLKNYEFVNSTGLDNGDLIGQHPEGTSADAENKMSARDMALLSQKLINDYPEVLETASIPRKTFREGTDDAIKMDNWNWMLEGLLFETEGVDGLKTGSTKSAGSSFTATAERNDMRVITVVLNAQGSDGLHTPRFKETKKMIDYAYNNFKMEEVYPENYQIKDKSNLSVVKGKEKEVAVATNEPLSLVVKNGEKNAYKPSYVFDEKKVNAENEVQAPVKKGEKIGSMTVQYSGEGQDFGFLEEKSEASVDLVTKSSVEKANWFVLSMRGIGGFFAGLWGTVTDTVTGWF
- the hppD gene encoding 4-hydroxyphenylpyruvate dioxygenase, with protein sequence MREETVAMDAVTEDFFPVKDVDYLEMYSGNAKQSAHYFCTAFGFKLVAYSGLETGNRETVSYVLQQQKVRLIITGSLNDTSRVAEFVKKHGDGVRDIALVVDDVEKAYKGAVERGAISITPPFELKDDHGIVKKAVIGTYGDTIHSLIERKEYKGVFMPGYEKAEMRIPYTEAGIIGVDHVVGNVESMQEWVSYYEKVMGFKEMRHFTDSDISTEYSSLMSKVMHNGGRIKFPINEPAEGKRKSQIQEYLEFFKGPGVQHLAILTEDIVSTVAILKKNGVEFLNTPDAYYETLSERVGDIDEEIDKLKELNILVDRDDEGYLLQIFTKPIVDRPTVFIEVIQRKGAKGFGDGNFKALFESIEREQERRGNL
- a CDS encoding YaaC family protein; this translates as MTAANAWNQLKSYQTTETVQKFLEKCYQKSSQSLPAELSYQNSYPFVYHLKHAENFYLSAENASLPVKPMLLFYGMAQLIKACILTKDPEYPAASSVLAHGVSSRKRKKQHYRFLQDEVKIQRNGLFAHAASHLYSLQHVENDKYSMHELLKRVPELGDLFKMHKQKDVNIEIQVDNQHIHLPKDAAVSFHMTPERMTDYLQHHFQLDKAGETDEVISLLLPGSFNAFSSPPFLYNQQTCTYSLPASLNDLAGLPEFLAHYLLLYNLSMISRYETEWWYELMLSHSQDDYVFIVRFLEATKDKIPRMALTFLNQMREQSM
- the pdxS gene encoding pyridoxal 5'-phosphate synthase lyase subunit PdxS, whose protein sequence is MNNTGTDRVKRGMAEMQKGGVIMDVVNAEQAKIAEEAGAVAVMALERVPADIRAAGGVARMADPTIVEAVMGAVSIPVMAKARIGHIVEARVLEAMGVDYIDESEVLTPADEEYHLNKRDFTVPFVCGCRDLGEATRRIAEGASMLRTKGEPGTGNIVEAVRHMRKVNGQVRRIASMSTDELMTEAKLLGAPYELLLQIKHEGRLPVVNFAAGGVATPADAALMMQLGADGVFVGSGIFKSENPAKFARAIVEATTHFEDYELIASLSKGLGTAMKGIEISTLLPENRMQERGW
- a CDS encoding deoxynucleoside kinase, whose translation is MNGVPFITVEGPIGVGKTSLAKAIAEHYHFHLLKEIVDENPFLGKFYENIEEWSFQTEMFFLCNRYKQLEDIAQLFLKKSQPVVADYHIYKNLIFAKRTLKKEQYDKYLDIYSILTSDMPKPNLIIYLDASLETLLARIDKRGREIEKKIEPGYLKQLSEDYEVAMSQWEKEHPSIPVLRFSGDELDFVQNEKDLAYIFKRLDESLHEGAKAK